CCGGCTGCTGCGCTTCAGCCACGGCGACGCCAACCTGGTGGAGCTCACGCTGCCCCCGGAGTCGGCGCTGGCCGGCACCCTGGTCGGCGACGTGGCCTGGCCGGAGGACACCTCGCTGGTCACCATCATCCGCGGTACGCGCGTCCTGACGCCGAGCCCGGAGGAGACCCTGGAGTCCGGTGACGAGCTGCTGTTCGTGGCCGCGCAGGCGCGCGAGGAGCAGCTGGAGGACCTGCTGTCGGTCCGCCGCGACCCGTCCGGGGACTGAACGCGGGCCAAAAGGCGCCCGTCCGGGTGTGACGAAGGGCCCCCGCCGCGCTCGCGTGGCGGGGGCCCTTCGCCGTGTCGTACGCGTACGGGCGGGGGTCAGCCCTCGTGCCCCGCACCGCCGGGCGGGCGTACGGCGGCCTCGCCGGACACGGCCTCGTCGGCGGCGGCCTTGCGGGCCTTCTCGGCCTCCTCCCGCGCCTCCATCTCCGCGAAGACGTCGATGGGCGGCGGTGCCTTGGCGAGGAAGATCCAGGTCAGGTACACCGCGAGCAGGAACGGTGGGATCTTGAGGGCGACCAGGACCCAGCCGAGCTGGGTGGTGTCGGCCCACCAGTAGAGCGGGAAGAGGATCGCGCACTTGGCGAGGAGGATGAACCCCCAGGCGTAACTCGCCTTGGCGTAGGCCTTCTTGCGGCCGGGGTTCCTGGTGCGCCAGGAGAGGTTCTCCTTGAACACCGGGCCGAGGACGACCCCGATCAGCGGTGCTCCGGCGAGGGTCGTGACGATGTAGGCGAGCGCCAGGCCGAGGGTGTAGAGCATGCCCGGCAGGTAGAAGTCCTTGGCATCGCCGGTCATCCTCGCGAAGAGGACACCGAAGGCGACGCCGAAGACCCCGCTGAAGGCGTGCTTGACGGTGTCCCGCCGGATCAGGCGTACGACGACGAGGAGCAGGGAGACCGCCAGTGCGGCGATCGCCGAGGCCTTGAGGTCCTTGTTGATGGTGAAGACCGTGACGAAGAGCAGTCCGGGCAGGACCGTCTCCACCATGCCGCGCACGCCGCCGAACGCCTCGAAGAGGACGGCTTCGGTGACCGCCTTCGTCGCGGCGCTCTGCTCGCCCTCGCCGTGCGGCCGGGCCGCGTGGCGTCCCCTGTCGGGGCGGGACGGGTCATCGGGACGGTGAGGCTGGTCCGTGTCGGACGTCGGCTTGTCGAGAGACGTCACCGGCTACTCCTTGCCGAGCGGTCGGAGTTCGTATTTGGGGTTGAACAGCACCCGGCGCCCGTGACTCATGGCGATGCGGCCCGAGGCTATGAGCTTGCGGCCCGGTTCGATGCCGACGATGGAACGCCGGCCCAGCCAGACCACGTCGAGCGGCGCGGTGCCGTCGAAGAGCTCCGCCTCCAGAGCGGGCACTCCGGCCCGCGGGCGCAAGGTGACCGTCCGCAAGGTACCAGTGACCTTGACGATCTGGCGGTCCGTGCACTCGGAGATGCGCGTGCAGCCCGAAGCGTGCGAGTCCTCCCGCAGCTCCTCCGACTCCAGGTCCTCCTGGGAGCTGGAGAGCCGGTCGAGCATGCGGCGGAAGCGGCCGGACGGCCTCGAAGCCCGGTCTGGCTTCCCGGATCGGGGAACAGCGCTCATACCCGAAGGGTACCGGTCGTCCACGACGGGAGCG
This DNA window, taken from Streptomyces nitrosporeus, encodes the following:
- a CDS encoding OB-fold nucleic acid binding domain-containing protein translates to MSAVPRSGKPDRASRPSGRFRRMLDRLSSSQEDLESEELREDSHASGCTRISECTDRQIVKVTGTLRTVTLRPRAGVPALEAELFDGTAPLDVVWLGRRSIVGIEPGRKLIASGRIAMSHGRRVLFNPKYELRPLGKE
- a CDS encoding DUF3159 domain-containing protein, which produces MTSLDKPTSDTDQPHRPDDPSRPDRGRHAARPHGEGEQSAATKAVTEAVLFEAFGGVRGMVETVLPGLLFVTVFTINKDLKASAIAALAVSLLLVVVRLIRRDTVKHAFSGVFGVAFGVLFARMTGDAKDFYLPGMLYTLGLALAYIVTTLAGAPLIGVVLGPVFKENLSWRTRNPGRKKAYAKASYAWGFILLAKCAILFPLYWWADTTQLGWVLVALKIPPFLLAVYLTWIFLAKAPPPIDVFAEMEAREEAEKARKAAADEAVSGEAAVRPPGGAGHEG